The following DNA comes from Microbacterium foliorum.
GTGGAGCAGACGACGTCAAGAACGCGGCTGAGAAGGCCGGCGGAAAGATCAAGGAAGGTGTCGGAAAGGCGACCGACAACGAGAAGCTCGAGGCCGAGGGTCGCGGCGATCAGGCGAAGGCTTCGGCCAAGCAGGCCGGCG
Coding sequences within:
- a CDS encoding CsbD family protein, coding for MSGADDVKNAAEKAGGKIKEGVGKATDNEKLEAEGRGDQAKASAKQAGENVKDAAKNVGDNLRDSRD